From the Bos taurus isolate L1 Dominette 01449 registration number 42190680 breed Hereford chromosome 22, ARS-UCD2.0, whole genome shotgun sequence genome, one window contains:
- the MKRN2 gene encoding E3 ubiquitin-protein ligase makorin-2 isoform X2 → MHGVCREGSQCLFSHDLANSKPSTVCKYYQKGCCAYGARCRYDHTRPSAAAGGAVGTMPHGVPSPGFHSPRPASELTASIVKTNLHEPGKREKRTLVLRDRNLSGMAEDRTCPGVGSSPGGCSDAQSGPELRPHSYLDAIRSGLDDLEAGSSYGGGQQLCPYAAAGECRFGDACVYLHGDVCEICRLRVLHPFDPEQRKAHEKVCMAAFEHEMEKAFALQASQDKVCSICMEVVLEKASASERRFGILSSCSHTYCLSCIRQWRCAKQFENPIIKSCPECRVISEFVIPSVYWVEDQNKKNELIEAFKQGMGKKACKYFEQGRGTCPFGSKCLYRHAYPDGRLAEPEKPRKQLSSEGTVRFLNSVRLWDFIENRESRHAPSTDDVDVTELGDLFMHLSGVEPSET, encoded by the exons ATGCACGGTGTGTGTCGGGAAGGAAGCCAGTGCCTGTTCTCACACGACTTGGCGAACAGCAAGCCGTCCACCGTCTGCAAATACTACCAGAAGGGCTGCTGCGCCTACGGGGCGCGCTGCAG GTATGATCACACGAGGCCCTCTGCTGCGGCTGGTGGGGCCGTGGGCACCATGCCCCATGGGGTGCCCTCCCCGGGTTTCCACAGCCCTCGCCCTGCTTCTGAGCTCACTGCATCAATCGTGAAGACTAACTTACACGAGCCTGGGAAGCGTGAGAAAAGGACGTTGGTACTGAGAGACCGAA ATCTCTCCGGCATGGCTGAAGACAGGACCTGCCCTGGCGTGGGGAGTAGCCCCGGGGGCTGCAGCGACGCACAGAGCGGCCCTGAGCTGAGGCCGCACTCCTACCTGGACGCCATCCGGAGCGGCCTGGACGACCTGGAGGCTGGCAGCTCGTACGGCGGCGGGCAGCAGCTGTGCCCCTACGCGGCCGCCGGGGAGTGCCGCTTTGGGGATGCGTGTGTCTACCTGCATGGGGACGTGTGCGAGATCTGTAGGCTACGCGTCCTGCACCCCTTCGACCCCGAGCAGAGGAAAGCTCACGAGAAG GTCTGCATGGCAGCGTTCGAGCACGAGATGGAGAAGGCCTTCGCCCTCCAGGCGAGCCAGGACAAGGTGTGCAGCATCTGCATGGAGGTGGTCCTGGAGAAGGCGTCGGCCTCGGAGCGCAGGTTTGGGATCCTGTCCAGCTGCAGCCACACGTACTGCCTGTCCTGCATCCGCCAGTGGCGCTGCGCCAAGCAGTTCGAGAACCCCATCATCAA GTCTTGTCCAGAATGCCGCGTGATATCAGAGTTTGTAATTCCAAGTGTGTACTGGGTAGAAGATCAGAACAAAAAGAACGAGCTGATCGAAGCTTTCAAACAGGGAATGGG GAAAAAAGCTTGTAAATACTTTGAGCAAGGCAGAGGGACCTGTCCATTTGGAAGCAAATGCCTTTACCGTCATGCTTACCCTGACGGGCGGCTGGCAGAGCCTGAGAAACCGCGGAAACAGCTCAGCTCCGAAGGCACCGTGCGG TTCCTTAACTCTGTGCGGCTCTGGGATTTTATCGAAAACCGAGAGAGCCGGCATGCCCCCAGCACTGACGACGTGGACGTGACGGAGCTCGGGGACCTCTTCATGCACCTGTCCGGGGTGGAGCCTTCCGAAACCTGA
- the MKRN2 gene encoding E3 ubiquitin-protein ligase makorin-2 isoform X3, with amino-acid sequence MSTKQVTCRYFMHGVCREGSQCLFSHDLANSKPSTVCKYYQKGCCAYGARCRYDHTRPSAAAGGAVGTMPHGVPSPGFHSPRPASELTASIVKTNLHEPGKREKRTLVLRDRNLSGMAEDRTCPGVGSSPGGCSDAQSGPELRPHSYLDAIRSGLDDLEAGSSYGGGQQLCPYAAAGECRFGDACVYLHGDVCEICRLRVLHPFDPEQRKAHEKVCMAAFEHEMEKAFALQASQDKVCSICMEVVLEKASASERRFGILSSCSHTYCLSCIRQWRCAKQFENPIIKKKACKYFEQGRGTCPFGSKCLYRHAYPDGRLAEPEKPRKQLSSEGTVRFLNSVRLWDFIENRESRHAPSTDDVDVTELGDLFMHLSGVEPSET; translated from the exons GTATTTTATGCACGGTGTGTGTCGGGAAGGAAGCCAGTGCCTGTTCTCACACGACTTGGCGAACAGCAAGCCGTCCACCGTCTGCAAATACTACCAGAAGGGCTGCTGCGCCTACGGGGCGCGCTGCAG GTATGATCACACGAGGCCCTCTGCTGCGGCTGGTGGGGCCGTGGGCACCATGCCCCATGGGGTGCCCTCCCCGGGTTTCCACAGCCCTCGCCCTGCTTCTGAGCTCACTGCATCAATCGTGAAGACTAACTTACACGAGCCTGGGAAGCGTGAGAAAAGGACGTTGGTACTGAGAGACCGAA ATCTCTCCGGCATGGCTGAAGACAGGACCTGCCCTGGCGTGGGGAGTAGCCCCGGGGGCTGCAGCGACGCACAGAGCGGCCCTGAGCTGAGGCCGCACTCCTACCTGGACGCCATCCGGAGCGGCCTGGACGACCTGGAGGCTGGCAGCTCGTACGGCGGCGGGCAGCAGCTGTGCCCCTACGCGGCCGCCGGGGAGTGCCGCTTTGGGGATGCGTGTGTCTACCTGCATGGGGACGTGTGCGAGATCTGTAGGCTACGCGTCCTGCACCCCTTCGACCCCGAGCAGAGGAAAGCTCACGAGAAG GTCTGCATGGCAGCGTTCGAGCACGAGATGGAGAAGGCCTTCGCCCTCCAGGCGAGCCAGGACAAGGTGTGCAGCATCTGCATGGAGGTGGTCCTGGAGAAGGCGTCGGCCTCGGAGCGCAGGTTTGGGATCCTGTCCAGCTGCAGCCACACGTACTGCCTGTCCTGCATCCGCCAGTGGCGCTGCGCCAAGCAGTTCGAGAACCCCATCATCAA GAAAAAAGCTTGTAAATACTTTGAGCAAGGCAGAGGGACCTGTCCATTTGGAAGCAAATGCCTTTACCGTCATGCTTACCCTGACGGGCGGCTGGCAGAGCCTGAGAAACCGCGGAAACAGCTCAGCTCCGAAGGCACCGTGCGG TTCCTTAACTCTGTGCGGCTCTGGGATTTTATCGAAAACCGAGAGAGCCGGCATGCCCCCAGCACTGACGACGTGGACGTGACGGAGCTCGGGGACCTCTTCATGCACCTGTCCGGGGTGGAGCCTTCCGAAACCTGA
- the MKRN2 gene encoding E3 ubiquitin-protein ligase makorin-2, which translates to MSTKQVTCRYFMHGVCREGSQCLFSHDLANSKPSTVCKYYQKGCCAYGARCRYDHTRPSAAAGGAVGTMPHGVPSPGFHSPRPASELTASIVKTNLHEPGKREKRTLVLRDRNLSGMAEDRTCPGVGSSPGGCSDAQSGPELRPHSYLDAIRSGLDDLEAGSSYGGGQQLCPYAAAGECRFGDACVYLHGDVCEICRLRVLHPFDPEQRKAHEKVCMAAFEHEMEKAFALQASQDKVCSICMEVVLEKASASERRFGILSSCSHTYCLSCIRQWRCAKQFENPIIKSCPECRVISEFVIPSVYWVEDQNKKNELIEAFKQGMGKKACKYFEQGRGTCPFGSKCLYRHAYPDGRLAEPEKPRKQLSSEGTVRFLNSVRLWDFIENRESRHAPSTDDVDVTELGDLFMHLSGVEPSET; encoded by the exons GTATTTTATGCACGGTGTGTGTCGGGAAGGAAGCCAGTGCCTGTTCTCACACGACTTGGCGAACAGCAAGCCGTCCACCGTCTGCAAATACTACCAGAAGGGCTGCTGCGCCTACGGGGCGCGCTGCAG GTATGATCACACGAGGCCCTCTGCTGCGGCTGGTGGGGCCGTGGGCACCATGCCCCATGGGGTGCCCTCCCCGGGTTTCCACAGCCCTCGCCCTGCTTCTGAGCTCACTGCATCAATCGTGAAGACTAACTTACACGAGCCTGGGAAGCGTGAGAAAAGGACGTTGGTACTGAGAGACCGAA ATCTCTCCGGCATGGCTGAAGACAGGACCTGCCCTGGCGTGGGGAGTAGCCCCGGGGGCTGCAGCGACGCACAGAGCGGCCCTGAGCTGAGGCCGCACTCCTACCTGGACGCCATCCGGAGCGGCCTGGACGACCTGGAGGCTGGCAGCTCGTACGGCGGCGGGCAGCAGCTGTGCCCCTACGCGGCCGCCGGGGAGTGCCGCTTTGGGGATGCGTGTGTCTACCTGCATGGGGACGTGTGCGAGATCTGTAGGCTACGCGTCCTGCACCCCTTCGACCCCGAGCAGAGGAAAGCTCACGAGAAG GTCTGCATGGCAGCGTTCGAGCACGAGATGGAGAAGGCCTTCGCCCTCCAGGCGAGCCAGGACAAGGTGTGCAGCATCTGCATGGAGGTGGTCCTGGAGAAGGCGTCGGCCTCGGAGCGCAGGTTTGGGATCCTGTCCAGCTGCAGCCACACGTACTGCCTGTCCTGCATCCGCCAGTGGCGCTGCGCCAAGCAGTTCGAGAACCCCATCATCAA GTCTTGTCCAGAATGCCGCGTGATATCAGAGTTTGTAATTCCAAGTGTGTACTGGGTAGAAGATCAGAACAAAAAGAACGAGCTGATCGAAGCTTTCAAACAGGGAATGGG GAAAAAAGCTTGTAAATACTTTGAGCAAGGCAGAGGGACCTGTCCATTTGGAAGCAAATGCCTTTACCGTCATGCTTACCCTGACGGGCGGCTGGCAGAGCCTGAGAAACCGCGGAAACAGCTCAGCTCCGAAGGCACCGTGCGG TTCCTTAACTCTGTGCGGCTCTGGGATTTTATCGAAAACCGAGAGAGCCGGCATGCCCCCAGCACTGACGACGTGGACGTGACGGAGCTCGGGGACCTCTTCATGCACCTGTCCGGGGTGGAGCCTTCCGAAACCTGA
- the MKRN2 gene encoding E3 ubiquitin-protein ligase makorin-2 isoform X1, translating into MASPTRWTYFMHGVCREGSQCLFSHDLANSKPSTVCKYYQKGCCAYGARCRYDHTRPSAAAGGAVGTMPHGVPSPGFHSPRPASELTASIVKTNLHEPGKREKRTLVLRDRNLSGMAEDRTCPGVGSSPGGCSDAQSGPELRPHSYLDAIRSGLDDLEAGSSYGGGQQLCPYAAAGECRFGDACVYLHGDVCEICRLRVLHPFDPEQRKAHEKVCMAAFEHEMEKAFALQASQDKVCSICMEVVLEKASASERRFGILSSCSHTYCLSCIRQWRCAKQFENPIIKSCPECRVISEFVIPSVYWVEDQNKKNELIEAFKQGMGKKACKYFEQGRGTCPFGSKCLYRHAYPDGRLAEPEKPRKQLSSEGTVRFLNSVRLWDFIENRESRHAPSTDDVDVTELGDLFMHLSGVEPSET; encoded by the exons GTATTTTATGCACGGTGTGTGTCGGGAAGGAAGCCAGTGCCTGTTCTCACACGACTTGGCGAACAGCAAGCCGTCCACCGTCTGCAAATACTACCAGAAGGGCTGCTGCGCCTACGGGGCGCGCTGCAG GTATGATCACACGAGGCCCTCTGCTGCGGCTGGTGGGGCCGTGGGCACCATGCCCCATGGGGTGCCCTCCCCGGGTTTCCACAGCCCTCGCCCTGCTTCTGAGCTCACTGCATCAATCGTGAAGACTAACTTACACGAGCCTGGGAAGCGTGAGAAAAGGACGTTGGTACTGAGAGACCGAA ATCTCTCCGGCATGGCTGAAGACAGGACCTGCCCTGGCGTGGGGAGTAGCCCCGGGGGCTGCAGCGACGCACAGAGCGGCCCTGAGCTGAGGCCGCACTCCTACCTGGACGCCATCCGGAGCGGCCTGGACGACCTGGAGGCTGGCAGCTCGTACGGCGGCGGGCAGCAGCTGTGCCCCTACGCGGCCGCCGGGGAGTGCCGCTTTGGGGATGCGTGTGTCTACCTGCATGGGGACGTGTGCGAGATCTGTAGGCTACGCGTCCTGCACCCCTTCGACCCCGAGCAGAGGAAAGCTCACGAGAAG GTCTGCATGGCAGCGTTCGAGCACGAGATGGAGAAGGCCTTCGCCCTCCAGGCGAGCCAGGACAAGGTGTGCAGCATCTGCATGGAGGTGGTCCTGGAGAAGGCGTCGGCCTCGGAGCGCAGGTTTGGGATCCTGTCCAGCTGCAGCCACACGTACTGCCTGTCCTGCATCCGCCAGTGGCGCTGCGCCAAGCAGTTCGAGAACCCCATCATCAA GTCTTGTCCAGAATGCCGCGTGATATCAGAGTTTGTAATTCCAAGTGTGTACTGGGTAGAAGATCAGAACAAAAAGAACGAGCTGATCGAAGCTTTCAAACAGGGAATGGG GAAAAAAGCTTGTAAATACTTTGAGCAAGGCAGAGGGACCTGTCCATTTGGAAGCAAATGCCTTTACCGTCATGCTTACCCTGACGGGCGGCTGGCAGAGCCTGAGAAACCGCGGAAACAGCTCAGCTCCGAAGGCACCGTGCGG TTCCTTAACTCTGTGCGGCTCTGGGATTTTATCGAAAACCGAGAGAGCCGGCATGCCCCCAGCACTGACGACGTGGACGTGACGGAGCTCGGGGACCTCTTCATGCACCTGTCCGGGGTGGAGCCTTCCGAAACCTGA